Proteins from a single region of Carassius carassius chromosome 37, fCarCar2.1, whole genome shotgun sequence:
- the LOC132118338 gene encoding SH3 domain-binding glutamic acid-rich-like protein 3, whose amino-acid sequence MSITVYYSSVSGSREVKQAQSEILQFLDAKKIKYFAVDITESSDFKEEMRKKVGNPSAMPPQVFNGDKYCGDYQKFSDAMEDGKPEAFFKL is encoded by the exons ATGTCCATCACGGTGTATTACAGCAGTGTGAGTGGCTCTAGAGAG GTGAAGCAAGCTCAGTCTGAGATTCTGCAGTTCCTGGATGCCAAGAAGATTAAGTACTTTGCTGTGGACATCACAGAAAGCAGTGACTTCAAGGAGGAGATGAGGAAGAAAGTAGGAAACCCCTCTGCGATGCCCCCTCAGGTCTTTAATGGAGACAAATACTGTGGG GACTATCAGAAGTTTTCTGATGCAATGGAGGATGGGAAACCAGAGGCATTCTTCAAACTCTGA
- the LOC132118339 gene encoding small ribosomal subunit protein eS12 translates to MAEEGITAGGVMDVNTALPEVLKTALIHDGLARGIREAAKALDKRQAHLCVLASNCDEPMYVKLVEALCAEHQINLIKVDDNKKLGEWVGLCKIDREGKPRKVVGCSCVVIKDYGKESQAKDVIEEYFKSKK, encoded by the exons ATGGCCGAGGAAGG CATCACTGCCGGAGGTGTGATGGATGTCAACACGGCTCTGCCTGAAGTGCTGAAGACCGCACTCATCCACGACGGTCTGGCCCGTGGTATCCGTGAGGCCGCCAAGGCCCTCGACAA GCGCCAGGCTCATCTTTGCGTCCTGGCATCAAACTGTGACGAGCCCATGTACGTCAAGCTGGTGGAGGCTCTCTGTGCCGAGCATCAGATCAACCTCATCAAG GTTGATGACAATAAGAAGCTTGGTGAGTGGGTTGGTTTGTGCAAGATCGACAGAGAGGGCAAACCCCGCAAGGTGGTGGGCTGCAGCTGTGTAGTCATTAAG GACTATGGCAAAGAGTCCCAGGCTAAGGACGTCATTGAGGAGTACTTCAAATCTAAGAAATAA